The following are encoded together in the Desulfobacterales bacterium genome:
- a CDS encoding DEAD/DEAH box helicase, whose translation MPESVRDRIEFHRHGVALLPAADDTDPGVAFLIAPQGTAHSVRHCTCALSRKKTCSHMLVLSKQEKVLCGGDTSIVEDFQAGLWHGLAALLLEGDRATLEGVMLKRVTQQTDERIVVRNSSGDPLFSYSAQGAVLERFLSRFGKQAGVGPDRQRAAVLKRLARYTLSDNERIMLERGFRTRRQSLEESAWFRMAYHAYLEYGNNGCRFKSLVKPSSGEFVLSVADAGGNRLIEFNIPRNRVRALLEWLPKHLPGQSAVALHSTPLEIIYRIRLNEEKDLELTTHYRFSPEKGKPIYYRKDHLEAFRYGDLIYLKDQRLFVMVASPDSRAPRITGEDKLVVKRARVPAFLDQFRPMLTQAPYELDHKVQRLRIFKSFESVTINPEVLRRDWCWLSVTYRFGKSSLGLRDILRAKQEGKRFLETPEGWVDTKAKSLEGLEGVRELPLDERLSDSEAIRLRRMDLFRVQAATEAPLQITGHKDRATLLKQIFSMKPAGKMPPMRGLKSKLRKYQKIGVKWLWYLYDNGFGGLLCDDMGLGKTHQAMALMTCLKAGLSGKSRFLVVCPTTVLSHWEQKIGLHAPCLSAGIYHGGKRNLTAALEENDVLLTSYGILRRDIDALSNTVFTLVVFDEIQNVKNSATLSYAAAEKIQAQMRLGMTGTPIENTLIDLKAVMDLTLPGYLARDQAFRERYINALKDEELEKRRKKELSRLISPFTLRRKKETVLDDLPEKIEDVRTCRLSEIQARLYQEAIELRAEGIISALKDPGAAVPYIHIFALLTLLKQICDHPALVQGVENDFHTQSSGKWELFKELLSESLDSGQKVVVYTQFLGMVRIMEKYLAAQKVGFVTLTGASRKRGEIIRRFNEDSACRVYVGSLKAGGTGVDLIGGSVVIHYDRWWNAAKEDQATDRVHRIGQTRGVQVFKLVTEGTLEEKISAIIMAKRNLMDSIVKEDDPGLLKSFSREDLMEMLALPKGELMMAENGE comes from the coding sequence TTGCCTGAAAGCGTTCGGGATCGGATCGAATTTCATCGGCATGGCGTCGCCTTGCTTCCCGCAGCTGATGACACGGACCCGGGGGTAGCGTTTTTGATTGCGCCGCAGGGGACGGCGCATTCGGTTCGACACTGCACCTGCGCGCTGTCAAGGAAGAAAACGTGCTCGCATATGCTGGTGCTCTCCAAGCAGGAAAAGGTGTTATGCGGCGGTGATACCTCGATAGTTGAGGACTTTCAGGCTGGTTTGTGGCACGGGCTTGCCGCACTGCTTTTGGAGGGCGATCGTGCCACGCTGGAAGGCGTTATGCTAAAACGGGTGACGCAGCAAACGGATGAGCGCATTGTGGTGCGAAATTCCTCCGGTGATCCGCTTTTTTCCTATAGCGCACAGGGCGCTGTTCTTGAACGGTTTTTATCTCGTTTCGGTAAGCAGGCCGGTGTGGGGCCGGACCGGCAGCGTGCCGCCGTACTTAAACGGTTGGCCCGCTATACCCTATCGGATAATGAGCGCATCATGCTGGAACGGGGTTTTCGCACGCGGCGGCAGAGCCTTGAGGAAAGCGCCTGGTTCAGGATGGCCTATCATGCTTATCTCGAATACGGAAATAATGGTTGCCGATTCAAAAGCCTTGTAAAACCAAGTTCCGGAGAGTTTGTGCTATCGGTTGCGGATGCCGGCGGCAACCGATTGATCGAATTCAACATACCGCGCAACAGAGTACGGGCGCTGCTGGAGTGGCTTCCCAAGCACCTGCCGGGTCAATCCGCGGTAGCCCTTCATTCGACACCATTGGAAATCATTTATCGTATTCGGCTCAATGAGGAAAAGGATTTGGAGTTGACCACCCATTACCGTTTTTCGCCGGAAAAAGGAAAGCCGATTTACTACCGAAAGGATCATTTGGAAGCGTTTCGGTATGGCGACCTGATTTATCTGAAAGATCAACGCCTTTTTGTCATGGTGGCTTCGCCGGATTCGCGTGCGCCGAGAATTACCGGCGAGGATAAACTGGTGGTGAAACGCGCCAGGGTGCCGGCGTTTTTAGATCAATTTAGACCCATGTTGACCCAGGCGCCTTATGAGTTGGATCATAAAGTCCAGCGTCTTCGAATATTTAAATCCTTTGAAAGCGTTACGATTAATCCCGAGGTTCTGCGGCGGGACTGGTGCTGGCTGTCCGTCACCTACCGGTTTGGAAAATCGAGTCTCGGGTTGCGCGATATTTTACGCGCCAAACAGGAAGGGAAACGGTTTCTGGAAACCCCTGAGGGGTGGGTGGATACGAAGGCCAAATCCCTGGAAGGCCTTGAGGGGGTTAGGGAACTGCCGTTGGATGAGCGCCTGTCGGATTCGGAGGCCATTCGCTTGCGGCGCATGGACCTTTTCCGTGTGCAAGCGGCCACCGAAGCACCGTTACAAATAACCGGCCATAAAGATCGGGCGACCCTGTTAAAACAGATATTCAGCATGAAACCCGCCGGCAAAATGCCCCCCATGCGGGGATTGAAATCCAAGTTGCGAAAATACCAGAAAATCGGCGTCAAATGGCTATGGTATTTATACGATAATGGGTTTGGCGGATTGCTGTGCGACGATATGGGGCTTGGGAAAACCCATCAGGCCATGGCCCTGATGACTTGTTTGAAAGCAGGCCTTTCCGGCAAGAGCCGGTTCCTAGTGGTTTGCCCCACGACGGTACTGAGCCACTGGGAGCAGAAAATCGGTTTGCATGCCCCCTGCTTATCCGCTGGCATTTACCATGGCGGGAAAAGGAATTTGACGGCTGCTTTAGAAGAAAATGACGTTCTTTTAACATCCTACGGCATATTGCGTCGTGATATTGACGCCCTTTCAAATACGGTCTTTACGTTGGTCGTTTTTGATGAAATTCAAAATGTCAAAAATTCAGCGACACTTTCCTATGCGGCTGCCGAAAAGATTCAGGCGCAGATGCGGCTCGGTATGACCGGAACCCCCATTGAAAACACCTTGATTGATCTGAAGGCCGTGATGGATTTGACGTTGCCGGGGTATTTGGCCCGGGACCAGGCCTTCCGGGAGCGCTATATCAACGCGCTCAAGGATGAGGAGCTGGAGAAGCGCCGAAAGAAGGAACTCAGCCGTCTGATTTCGCCGTTTACGCTGCGGCGGAAAAAGGAGACCGTGCTGGACGATCTACCTGAGAAAATAGAGGATGTTCGAACCTGCCGACTGAGCGAGATTCAGGCCAGGCTCTATCAGGAGGCCATCGAGTTGCGTGCCGAAGGAATCATATCTGCACTTAAGGATCCCGGCGCCGCTGTTCCGTATATTCACATATTCGCCCTGCTGACCTTGCTAAAACAGATCTGTGATCATCCCGCGCTGGTTCAGGGGGTGGAGAATGATTTTCACACACAATCCTCCGGCAAGTGGGAGCTGTTTAAAGAGCTTCTTTCGGAGAGTCTGGACAGCGGCCAGAAGGTGGTTGTTTACACCCAGTTTCTGGGCATGGTTCGAATCATGGAAAAATATCTGGCCGCGCAGAAGGTGGGGTTTGTCACCCTGACCGGCGCCAGTAGAAAACGCGGTGAGATTATTCGGCGGTTTAACGAGGATTCGGCATGCCGAGTTTATGTGGGTAGCCTGAAAGCGGGCGGCACCGGGGTCGACTTGATCGGCGGCTCCGTGGTGATTCATTATGATCGGTGGTGGAATGCCGCCAAGGAGGATCAGGCTACGGACCGGGTGCATCGTATCGGTCAAACCCGGGGGGTTCAGGTGTTTAAACTGGTCACCGAAGGAACCCTGGAAGAAAAAATCTCCGCTATCATCATGGCCAAACGCAATCTGATGGACAGCATTGTCAAGGAAGATGATCCGGGCCTTTTAAAAAGCTTTTCCCGGGAGGATTTGATGGAAATGCTCGCTTTGCCGAAAGGCGAGTTGATGATGGCTGAAAATGGGGAATAG
- a CDS encoding peptidylprolyl isomerase gives MSKTISRTLIVLFAFMFIVFFTMPAIGQQPPSAKAPENVAMVNGAPITKKAYDQECQMIMTQMTQRGQKIEDNQLESFKGKVLDQIIGTELLYQESKEKGINISEEKLTQHLADIKKKFPSEAEFNKGIADMGMTETEMKVKIKKSMALQELITQYISKDLVTTDDEAKKFYNERAELFQSPETVKASHILIKSAPDAAQPEKDAALKKIKEIQKKVKKGEDFAELAKKNSECPSAQNGGNLDFFGKGQMVKPFEDTAFALAPGQVSDIVETQFGYHLIKVTEKKKAEKVPFETAKERIKEHLTTNKTREKVDQHINMLMGKAKIEKFM, from the coding sequence ATGTCAAAAACCATCAGTCGTACCCTAATCGTTTTATTCGCCTTTATGTTCATTGTCTTTTTCACCATGCCGGCCATAGGGCAACAACCGCCGTCAGCCAAGGCCCCGGAAAATGTTGCAATGGTAAACGGAGCACCCATTACCAAAAAAGCTTATGATCAGGAGTGCCAGATGATCATGACACAAATGACGCAACGTGGGCAAAAGATCGAGGACAACCAGCTTGAATCGTTCAAAGGCAAGGTTTTGGACCAGATTATCGGTACCGAATTACTGTACCAGGAGAGCAAAGAAAAGGGAATCAACATCTCCGAAGAAAAATTAACCCAGCATCTGGCCGACATAAAAAAGAAATTTCCTTCGGAGGCGGAATTTAATAAAGGTATCGCCGATATGGGAATGACCGAGACTGAAATGAAGGTCAAAATTAAAAAATCAATGGCGCTGCAAGAACTTATCACGCAATATATCTCAAAGGACTTGGTCACAACCGACGATGAGGCCAAGAAGTTTTATAATGAGCGAGCCGAGTTGTTCCAATCGCCGGAAACCGTTAAAGCAAGCCACATTCTAATCAAGTCGGCACCGGATGCAGCTCAGCCCGAAAAGGACGCAGCGCTGAAAAAAATTAAAGAAATTCAGAAAAAAGTTAAAAAGGGCGAAGATTTTGCCGAACTTGCCAAGAAAAATTCAGAATGCCCCAGCGCCCAAAACGGCGGCAATCTTGATTTTTTCGGCAAAGGGCAGATGGTGAAACCCTTTGAAGATACAGCCTTTGCATTGGCGCCGGGTCAGGTCAGTGATATCGTCGAAACCCAATTCGGATATCATCTGATTAAGGTAACGGAAAAAAAGAAGGCCGAGAAAGTACCTTTTGAAACAGCCAAGGAGCGAATTAAAGAACATTTGACAACGAACAAGACCCGTGAAAAAGTGGACCAACACATCAATATGCTGATGGGGAAAGCCAAGATAGAAAAATTCATGTAA
- a CDS encoding Mrp/NBP35 family ATP-binding protein — MEKCSSDCNCSSDSKSACDCGGDAHSASACNCGSEKKVSPEDELKSAIANSLNNIKNKIIIMSGKGGVGKTSVSVNLALALAKKGYQVGIMDVDLHGPDVPRMLGLTGMLELDSNRKLEPMKYSDNLKVVSIESLMQGRDDAVIWRGPMKYSAIQQFIGEVAWGPLDFLVIDCPPGTGDEPLTIAQTVSDAKAVIVTTPQEVSLADVRKSINFCKTVNMKIFGLIENMSGFACPHCSEVIDMFGSGGGERTAAAMGIPFLGKIPFDNNMVRCGDAGCAFHEQFENAPATRVFADIADKLGAAL, encoded by the coding sequence ATGGAAAAATGTTCATCGGATTGCAATTGTTCCTCGGATAGCAAATCGGCCTGTGATTGTGGCGGCGATGCTCATTCAGCCTCGGCTTGTAATTGTGGAAGTGAAAAGAAAGTATCACCGGAGGATGAATTAAAGTCCGCCATTGCGAACTCGCTAAATAACATAAAAAATAAAATTATTATCATGAGCGGTAAGGGGGGGGTCGGTAAAACCAGTGTTTCAGTCAACCTGGCCTTAGCGCTTGCCAAAAAGGGGTATCAGGTTGGCATCATGGATGTGGACCTGCATGGCCCCGATGTGCCTAGAATGCTGGGCCTTACGGGAATGCTCGAACTTGATAGCAATCGTAAACTTGAACCCATGAAATATTCCGATAATTTGAAAGTTGTTTCCATTGAATCCCTGATGCAGGGAAGAGATGACGCGGTGATCTGGCGGGGTCCGATGAAATATTCCGCGATTCAGCAGTTTATCGGCGAGGTCGCTTGGGGGCCGCTTGACTTTTTGGTGATTGATTGCCCCCCCGGCACTGGCGATGAGCCATTGACCATCGCGCAGACCGTTTCGGATGCCAAGGCGGTTATCGTAACCACGCCGCAGGAGGTTTCCCTGGCGGATGTGCGCAAATCCATAAATTTTTGCAAAACCGTCAACATGAAAATATTCGGACTTATCGAAAATATGAGCGGATTTGCGTGTCCCCATTGCAGCGAGGTGATCGATATGTTCGGCTCCGGTGGCGGAGAGCGCACCGCAGCAGCCATGGGAATCCCTTTTCTGGGCAAAATCCCGTTTGACAACAACATGGTTCGTTGCGGCGATGCGGGTTGCGCATTTCATGAACAATTCGAAAACGCACCGGCAACGCGGGTCTTTGCCGACATCGCCGACAAGCTGGGGGCCGCTTTATAG
- a CDS encoding (Fe-S)-binding protein, translating to MAEPNIATLNSEQDVDVNEIKAVLDAHRAKMKLSLKVCAHCSLCAESCFLYTNTNDPKYMPSHKFINSIGKLYKKKGNIDRAGLEEIGDIVFNRCVLCTRCYCPFGIDIPNMIALGRQICRSQGIFRQYDVE from the coding sequence ATGGCGGAGCCGAATATTGCAACATTGAATAGCGAACAAGACGTTGACGTTAACGAAATAAAAGCGGTCCTGGACGCCCACCGGGCTAAAATGAAGCTTTCCCTAAAAGTCTGCGCTCACTGCAGCCTGTGCGCGGAAAGTTGTTTTTTATACACCAACACCAACGATCCCAAATACATGCCGAGTCATAAATTCATTAACTCTATCGGCAAGTTGTATAAAAAAAAGGGAAATATTGACCGGGCCGGCTTGGAAGAAATCGGGGATATCGTTTTTAACCGATGCGTCCTTTGCACCCGGTGCTACTGCCCCTTTGGTATCGATATCCCCAACATGATCGCACTGGGCAGGCAGATCTGCCGGTCACAGGGCATTTTTCGGCAATACGACGTGGAATAA
- a CDS encoding DNA alkylation repair protein, whose protein sequence is MNLIKIRNRLTSISNPERAGISKRFFKTGPGEYGEGDQFIGVRVSLLRILSKQYVNLYHNEIDILLASPIHEERLLALLILIQQYKTGDDVIKKRIYNLYLNRTEFINSWDLVDVTAEHIVGHYLLDKDKGPLYQLCASENLWERRISIISTFCLIKQNLFDDTLRISKRLLHDPHELIHKAVGWMLREIGKRNQGAEEAFLAAHYADMPRTMLRYAIEKFPEPLRQAYLKGAISR, encoded by the coding sequence TTGAACTTAATAAAAATTAGAAATCGGTTAACATCCATTTCGAACCCGGAACGGGCCGGCATCTCCAAACGCTTTTTTAAAACCGGACCGGGTGAATACGGGGAAGGCGATCAATTCATCGGCGTCAGGGTGTCCCTTCTTCGCATTCTATCTAAGCAATACGTCAACTTGTATCATAATGAAATCGATATCCTGTTAGCCTCACCGATTCACGAGGAGCGATTGCTGGCGCTTCTGATCCTGATTCAACAATATAAAACAGGCGATGACGTCATTAAGAAACGAATTTACAACTTATACCTGAATCGTACCGAGTTCATTAACAGCTGGGATTTGGTAGACGTGACAGCAGAACACATTGTGGGCCACTATCTTCTGGACAAGGACAAGGGCCCCCTCTATCAGCTCTGCGCCTCCGAAAACCTGTGGGAAAGGCGCATCTCGATCATCTCGACCTTTTGTCTTATCAAACAAAACCTGTTTGATGATACCCTTCGCATATCAAAGCGCTTGCTTCATGATCCCCATGAATTGATTCACAAAGCCGTGGGCTGGATGCTTCGAGAAATCGGCAAACGGAATCAGGGGGCTGAAGAGGCATTTTTAGCGGCTCATTATGCCGACATGCCGCGCACCATGCTCAGATACGCGATTGAAAAGTTCCCGGAACCGTTGCGGCAAGCCTATCTTAAAGGAGCTATTAGCCGTTAG
- a CDS encoding cold-shock protein has translation MESGTVKWFNDQKGFGFIKKEDGNDVFVHYSGIQGKGYKSLAEGDRVSFEIEDGGKGPAAKNVLKL, from the coding sequence ATGGAAAGCGGTACCGTAAAATGGTTCAATGATCAAAAAGGCTTCGGGTTTATCAAAAAAGAAGACGGCAATGATGTGTTTGTCCATTATTCTGGAATCCAAGGCAAAGGATATAAATCCTTGGCCGAAGGGGACCGCGTAAGTTTCGAAATTGAAGACGGAGGCAAGGGCCCGGCAGCCAAAAATGTATTGAAGCTATAA
- a CDS encoding PilZ domain-containing protein, translating into MGIKENRRQDRHKIGVHATIITTDATIPVYAVDISVNGLRVESSDPILPETVVAVALALNEETLLSGNVLWAIEKTRRGKPYYEIGIEIHAIILEEMEAIGFPKKAALVKEILSRLA; encoded by the coding sequence ATGGGAATTAAAGAAAACCGGCGTCAAGACCGCCATAAAATAGGCGTTCATGCCACCATTATCACAACCGATGCCACCATTCCGGTTTATGCCGTTGATATCAGCGTCAATGGGCTTCGTGTGGAATCTTCCGATCCCATTCTCCCTGAAACGGTCGTTGCGGTTGCGCTTGCGCTCAATGAGGAAACGCTGCTTTCGGGAAACGTGCTTTGGGCCATAGAAAAAACACGAAGGGGTAAGCCTTATTATGAGATTGGGATCGAAATTCACGCCATCATTCTCGAGGAAATGGAAGCCATCGGTTTTCCAAAAAAAGCGGCGTTAGTAAAAGAGATTTTATCAAGGTTGGCATAG
- a CDS encoding YjbQ family protein, which yields MNNILKSYRKELWFEVPTRRAFINITPYVQECLLESGINEGLLLCNAIRIMASVFINDDDESGLHLHYEKWLEKPAPHELITRYRHNVGADFLR from the coding sequence ATGAACAACATCCTAAAAAGCTATCGCAAAGAACTTTGGTTTGAGGTTCCCACTCGCCGGGCCTTTATCAACATCACGCCTTATGTACAGGAATGCCTTCTGGAAAGCGGGATTAACGAAGGACTTTTGCTCTGCAACGCCATTCGCATTATGGCATCGGTTTTCATCAATGATGACGATGAGTCAGGGCTTCATCTCCATTATGAGAAATGGCTTGAAAAACCGGCTCCCCATGAACTGATCACTCGGTATCGGCATAATGTGGGAGCAGATTTTTTACGGTGA
- a CDS encoding methylenetetrahydrofolate reductase produces METGSKLEKILKAGHFAFTGELGPPRGSNVEAIKKKGQPLVGHVDMVNITDNQTAMVRMSSWAAALIAKEIGLEPNYQMVCRDRNRLAMQADILGAYALGLRNILCLSGDHQMFGDHPNAKGVFDIDSMQLISMIKRMRDEGKFLSGADIDGPPQMFIGAASNPFGEPYEWRVHRLAKKVEAGADFIQTQCIYNMKRFREFVKQANDMGILENVYLLAGVTPMKSLGMARYMQKSVPGMDVPEEVIDRIKGVDKKKQADEGIKIACEQIAEFKEMKGIAGVHLMAIEWEHKVPEIAERAGMLPRPTV; encoded by the coding sequence ATGGAAACTGGCAGTAAACTTGAAAAAATCTTAAAAGCCGGACATTTTGCCTTTACGGGGGAACTAGGCCCTCCCCGCGGCTCGAACGTAGAAGCGATTAAAAAGAAAGGCCAACCCCTTGTCGGCCATGTGGACATGGTCAACATTACGGATAATCAGACCGCCATGGTCCGCATGTCCAGTTGGGCCGCCGCTCTGATCGCCAAAGAAATCGGTCTGGAGCCAAACTATCAAATGGTCTGCCGCGACCGGAACCGGTTGGCCATGCAAGCCGACATTCTCGGCGCCTACGCACTCGGCCTTCGAAATATTCTTTGCCTTTCCGGTGACCATCAAATGTTCGGCGACCATCCAAACGCCAAGGGCGTGTTCGATATCGACTCCATGCAGCTGATCAGCATGATTAAACGAATGCGCGATGAAGGAAAGTTTTTAAGCGGCGCCGATATCGACGGGCCACCCCAGATGTTCATCGGAGCAGCGTCCAACCCGTTCGGCGAGCCCTATGAATGGCGCGTTCACCGGCTGGCCAAGAAGGTGGAGGCCGGGGCCGATTTCATTCAAACCCAGTGCATTTACAACATGAAACGCTTCCGTGAATTCGTCAAACAGGCCAATGACATGGGCATTCTCGAGAATGTCTACCTGCTGGCCGGCGTCACGCCCATGAAAAGTCTTGGTATGGCGCGATACATGCAAAAATCGGTACCCGGCATGGATGTACCTGAAGAGGTTATTGACCGCATCAAAGGCGTTGACAAAAAGAAGCAGGCCGACGAAGGCATCAAAATAGCCTGTGAACAAATCGCAGAATTCAAGGAAATGAAGGGCATTGCGGGCGTTCATCTCATGGCCATCGAATGGGAACATAAGGTGCCGGAAATAGCCGAGCGCGCCGGCATGCTTCCAAGACCGACGGTTTGA
- a CDS encoding cytochrome c3 family protein translates to MGYKRNWFWKIALPVLAALMGWASIGFGQPEEIVLDNADSFQQKQRSAVLFQHEKHMEGLECLSCHHRYENGENVLDEAELEEGAENVTCVSCHNAESDIDLRKAFHRQCMGCHMKLRKQSHSTGPELCGECHPKK, encoded by the coding sequence ATGGGTTACAAGAGAAATTGGTTTTGGAAAATCGCCCTTCCGGTGCTGGCCGCACTGATGGGTTGGGCTTCGATCGGTTTCGGTCAACCTGAAGAAATTGTGCTGGACAACGCCGATTCGTTTCAACAGAAACAACGAAGCGCCGTGTTGTTCCAGCACGAAAAGCATATGGAAGGGCTCGAGTGCCTGAGCTGCCACCACCGGTACGAAAATGGCGAGAATGTATTGGACGAGGCGGAATTGGAGGAAGGCGCTGAAAATGTTACCTGCGTTTCCTGCCATAACGCGGAATCGGATATTGACCTCAGAAAAGCGTTTCATCGTCAGTGCATGGGATGCCACATGAAGCTGCGCAAGCAAAGCCATAGCACCGGCCCCGAGCTATGCGGCGAGTGTCATCCGAAAAAATAA
- a CDS encoding methylenetetrahydrofolate reductase C-terminal domain-containing protein has product MIKAKRKPIEEIVDSIREYNRILNVGCGGCVSVCLAGGQREVLALNADLNMQFKLENAPNRVDSYTIERQCNLTYYTELDKIAPKYQAIISMACGAGVQLMAERFPNVPVFPAVNTVSIGIDREIGMYEERCRACGECVLGYTGGVCPVTRCAKGLFNGPCGGTNKGKCEVSSEIPCAWVEIYERLKAQNRLHHIKKIRPAMLWQNQTQRTIVQPLYENRYTKAEQA; this is encoded by the coding sequence GTGATTAAAGCGAAAAGAAAACCGATTGAAGAAATCGTCGATTCGATCAGGGAATACAATCGCATTCTCAATGTCGGTTGCGGTGGTTGCGTATCGGTCTGCCTTGCCGGCGGCCAAAGGGAGGTGCTTGCCTTAAACGCCGATCTGAATATGCAATTTAAATTGGAAAACGCACCCAACCGGGTGGATTCCTATACCATTGAAAGGCAATGCAATCTGACCTATTATACCGAACTTGATAAAATTGCACCGAAATATCAAGCTATTATTTCAATGGCTTGTGGTGCAGGCGTTCAATTGATGGCAGAACGGTTTCCCAATGTTCCGGTTTTTCCGGCGGTCAATACGGTTTCCATCGGAATCGACAGAGAGATCGGCATGTATGAAGAAAGATGCCGCGCCTGTGGTGAATGTGTTCTCGGTTACACCGGGGGGGTTTGTCCGGTCACACGATGCGCCAAGGGGCTGTTCAACGGGCCGTGCGGCGGAACCAACAAGGGTAAGTGCGAAGTAAGCAGTGAGATTCCTTGCGCATGGGTGGAAATTTATGAGCGACTCAAGGCGCAAAACCGACTGCATCACATCAAAAAAATCCGTCCGGCAATGCTGTGGCAAAACCAGACTCAGAGAACCATTGTTCAGCCGCTATACGAAAATCGCTACACCAAGGCGGAGCAAGCCTAA